The Bdellovibrio bacteriovorus W nucleotide sequence GGGCATTCAACAGGGCGAGATACATTCCCGAGAATTCAAATTTGAATAGATTGAAGACAATGGCGGACCACACTGTTAATAGGACTGCCATAAAAAATAGCTGCGGTAGATTTGCAAAACTGACGGCGCTTTTATGAGGATTTAAAAGTCCTTCGATCTCGCTGCGATCTTGAGTCTCTTTAAATTTTCTGGCAAGGCCTTGAGCGAGAATAATTCTTTGAGGCATTTCCATCTTATAGAAATGAACACCGACTAACATTGTCTCGGGAGTTAAATTATCAACTCTGGTCACAATGGCATAGCAGGCCATTTGCTTTGAACCCGGCGGGGTGAATTGAATTTTAATAACTTCGCCTAACAAAGGGCATAGATCTTCCGGAGCAGTGAATGCAAGTCCCGTCAGAGAAACGTTGCGAATCTCTGTTCCTTCTTCCCACGGAGTTTGTTTCGGGCCAGCCACGCGCACGAGGCTATCATCCTCAGTGCTGAGAATATAACGTGGTGAACGGCCATGGTAGCGAGCAAGACTTGTCATGTTGAACTTATCGGAGAAAAAGCTTGGAACTCGACTTAAAAAAGGACCGAAGTCCTTAAAAGATTTGTGTCTGTGATTAAGAGGGTGGTCTGGTATTTTGAATCTGTCTAATTGAGTGGTTTTTGTGCAATAAAAGAAACCTTTGTCTCAGAGTGAAACTCAAAACTTGAATGAAATTAGAAATTCGTAAACAGAACTGAATCTTGTTAAAAGATCAGCTGCCAAAATGTTTAAAGCCTCTGAGTTCTTCCAAGGCAACACTGCTGTTTTCTTTTTCAAGAAAAACTCCGGCCGCATCGGTAAACTGGCCAACTAGATGCCATTCTTGGAAATGCTGATAGGCCTCTGGCGAGACGGCTGCTAATAACTGATAATCTTCACCACCCCACAGGGCGAGGTCCTCGCTGGAAACACCCATGCGATCAGCTACCTTTGGAGTTTCGGGGTGAAGTGGAAGGTTCTCGGTAAAAATCTTCAGTCCCCCTTGGAAGGGAATGAGTTTGTAGGAGTCCACGACAAGCCCATCACTACAGTCCATCAAAGCATGAATATGTTGAGAATGCTCTTCGAGCATTTTTAAAAGATCCCAACGAGGGCGAGGACGACGATGTTGATTTTTGACGAAGTCAAAATCGGGCCAAGAGTTTGTGAGAGCTATCAGTCCTGCCGCCGATGAGCCGAGGGGGCCACTACACAGAAGTAAATCTCCTGGTCGTGCCCCTTTTCTAGGAATGGGATTTTCCACAGAACCCATAACGCTAACATCGACAAAGATCGGCCCCGGAGAGGCCGTTAAATCTCCACCAACGATCTGACATTGGCACTGATCCGCCAACTCCGCCATAGAGAGGTAAAAGTCTTCAATCCATTCATCGGAAATTTCTTTGGGAATGGCTAAAGAGACTTGAGCAAAATGAGGCGTTCCACCCATGGCGACAATATCACTGATATTCACAGCCAGAGATTTATATCCTAAATCCGCAGCACTCGTGTATTCGCGCTTAAAGTGTATTCCTTCAACTTGCAGATCCTGACACCAAACGCTTTTTCCTGAGAAGTTTTTATAGACAAAAGAATCATCTCCCAAAGGAATCACAGTATTGGGATTGGAGCGATCTACGATCTTATTGATCTTTTGAATGCGACTCCATTCAAGAGGAATTTTCTTCATCGGGTGCTCCCTCGCATGAAAGCCATGAGGTTTTATCTCTACTGGTTAGGATGTTGCCCTAGAGATTCTCTTTGGTCATCATACATTTCCCAAATCAGTCCATCGCGAACTCCGACCCGAGGGATGCGAAGAACTGAAATGGCCGCTTGCTCAAGAATTTTTTCTGTTAAGAGCGCTGCGGGCACGATGACATCGGCTCTGTCTGGAGATAGTCCCAAGACGCTGATTCGATCGCGATAGGACATGGAGTTGAGGATGTCGTTGATAAATGAAAGCTCATGAAGATTTAAAGTTGTGGCTTGAGGTGCTTGAAAAAGACGTTGTTTTAAATCTAAGATCGACTCCATATTTCCTCCGGTTCCTACGCACACCTCAGGAGTGATTCGCTTTAAATTATTGTGTAGGAAGGGAATCACAAAGGAAGTGCTTTTCTCGATAAATGGTGTCAAGTGAGTTTCATCTAAATTCTTTTGAGAGAATCGTTGGAGGAGGCGCACAGTCCCTAGTGGGAATGACTGACTTTGCACAATGCGATTTTTCTGACTGAAGCTAAGTTCAATGCTTCCTCCCCCGATATCTAAAAGAAGGCTGTAGTTTATATCGGGAGAATGGCGACTAACGGCCTTGTGAATAAGCTGCGCTTCTTCGAGGCCATCAATGAGGCGAACGTGAAGTCCACTTACTTTAGATAGGCGGCGCACAAAATCGGCGCCATTGCTCGCATCTCGACAGGCGCTGGTCGCGACGGCTCGGCACTCTGTCACACCGAGTTCGTCCATGATATCCATGAAACTGAAAATTGTTGCTATGGCTTGCCGCTGTGAGCGAGCGCTAATACGTCCTTTAGAAAATGTGTCCTTGCCTAGTCGGATCGCTGCACGCAGGCGGCGTAGGACTTTAATACTTCCAGTGTGACTGTCGATTTGCGCAATCATCATACGAATAGCGTTGGAGCCAATATCGATAGCGGAGACTCGGCGAAGCATGGTGTTTCCTTTTCTTTGGCAAACGTCATTAACGATGACATGATTCTATTTATGAAATCATTTTTTGGCTCATTACTAATTACTCTTTTTGTTTCTTTACAAGCGCATTCTTTAGAGAAGATCGATATCACTGGGGAAGTGGCATTGAATGCGAGTCTTTGGTATTTACCCACTGGCGAACAGGGGAATTCAACCTTTGATCTTAGCACATTCTTTCTTGGCGTTAGTGCAGATCTGCACAACTCAAATTACATGCAGATTGTTTTTGAAGCTGATGAAGCAGAGATGAAGTTGCGTGAAGCCTATGTCGATTTAGCCTCAGCTTTTTCGGGGATGAGAGTCTTGCGAATGGGCCTTTTACCGCAGCCGTGGTTGAAGTCCTATTATGAAATCTGGGACTATCGTTTTTTAGATCGCACCTCGTGGGGTCTTTTGGAAAAGTGGAACTATCAAAGATTTTCGGACTACGGTGTTTCCTATATGTCGGAGTTGGCTCAAGGAAGAGGTGAGTGGGCTGTTACGATTGTTAACGGGAAAGAAGAAAAGAATCGTGGGCCTCACAAAGAGTTTAGTTTTTTTGTGCGTTGGAATGATTTTACGAACTGGAGTCTGTCGGCAAATTATTCGCGCGGAAGCTATGACAAGTATGATGATGGTGATGACCTGAAGGAAAGAGCGCAGTTTTTAGCGGTCTACTCTTTGGAAAGAATCAAAGCGGGCATTGAGTTGCTCTACACTCAGGACTCAAACTTTGCTTTTGCCGACAATGCGATGGCAGAGGGGGTCGAGACAACGCTTTTGCCAAAGGGGCTTTTGACCGGACTGGGTGCTAGCCTATTTGCAGTGGTTGAAACTGGACCAAAAGCGGAGACTTTTTTGCGTTTGGATTACCTGGATGCCGCTCAAGGGGAGGGGGGTAAAACTCTTCTCACGACCATGTTGGGTCTAGGGTACCGTTTAACGGAGGATCTGCGTCTAGCTGCAATGATTGATTACACGGTCTATGGCGATGACTTTGCACCTGGGGCGAGAGATACGTCCAAATTAGTGATAGCCGCTCAAGTTCTATTCTAAGTTGTGTTAGGATTCTGTTAAATCCTCTAAGAGATGGTGTGTTAGCCATTTTCTTAAGTATTAAAAGATATTAAACATTCATTAGAGCTAAGGATAAAGAAATGGAAAGAGCCCTCGATTCTCAAATTGAAGACTTAAAAAAAATGATTCTTCTTATGGGCGGACACGTGGAGAAATCCTTAGCTAAGGCTACGGCCGCTTTGCTTTCTGGCGACCTTTCAAAATTTGAAGAGGTGCATGACACAGAAAAGCTGATCAATAAGGATCATATAAACGTTGATAACGCTTGTATGAATATCCTTGCTAAGCAGGGGCCCGTTGCGAAGGACCTGCGCTTGGTTCTATCTATCGTTAAGATTAATAACGATTTAGAAAGAATGGGCGATCAGGCCGTAAACATCTCTTATTCAGGCAAAGACTATTTGAAAAGAAAATCTACAATCACTCACTCTACGCTGAATGACATTCAACGTATGTCTGAAATTGCGGGACGTATGGTGAAGGATTCTTTGGATTGCTTTGTGCGTGGGGATGTTGAACACGCAAAGAAAATCCTTTTAATGGATGATGAAATCGACATGCTTCGCAATAAAGTTTTTGACGATGCAAAAGCGTTGATGAGAACTCATCCAGATGCTGTCGATGCTGGATTAGATTTAATTTTGATTGCAAGAAACCTTGAAAGACTGGGAGATCACGCAACGAATGTTGCCGAGGATGTCATCTTTGCTTTCACAGGTAAGGATATTCGTCACGGAGGAAAGATTGGCTGACCGTTCGATTCAGGTTCTAGTAGTAGAAGATGAACAAGAGATTCGAGAGTTAATGGCTCTGCATCTTCTAAGACAAGGGTACCGAGTTCTGGAGTGTGCCTCTGCGGAGCAGGCACTTCAAGAAGTTGAACGACAGAATGGCATCGATCTTTTTGTGCTGGACTGGATGCTTCCAGGGATGAGTGGAGTGGAGTTCTTGGCTGCGGTCAAAGCGCGCAACCCTCAAGCTCCCGTTTTAATGGTCACAGCTTTAGCGGAACCGCAAAATATTGTCTCAGCTCTTGAAAAGGGAGCGGATGACTATGTTACGAAACCTTTTAATCCTTCGATTTTTATCGCCCGTGTAAAGGCGTTACTTAGAAGGTCTGCAAATATTTCAACTCAAGCAGATCCTACAGAAGTCCATATCTCTGGACTTCGTATGAATTTTAAAACCTACGAAATCTCTTACAACTTAGATCCTCTTCATTTAACACCTTCAGAGTTTAAGCTTTTAGGGGCTTTGGTACTGAATCAAGGATGTGTGCTGACACGGGAACAACTCATTGAGAACATTCAAGGAGAGGGTATTAACGTTGTCGGGCGCACAATTGACACTCACGTCTTCGGGCTACGTAAGAAGCTAGGAGAGTGGGGGGATAATATCGAAACAATTCGTGGTGTCGGATACAGAGTCAAAGTAGATGGAATATGAATAAACGATTTAACTGGTTTCCTTGGAGAATTTTTTGGCGATTCTTCTTCTTTCAGTTAATTGCGTTTAATATTTTACTCTTTGTTATTATCTCAGTTATTGATTTGCGCTATCAGATGAGAGCCTTTGTCTATAACGAGATTCTTCTTAATTTCTTTGTTTTCAGTATTTTTCTTTCTGCGGCAACTTCTTATAGATTCGCTCGTCCTCTCCGTCGGGTTATTTTGAAGGCGTTGAGAATTTCGCGAAAAACTCACCACTCTGATTTGTACGACCCTCAAGAACATGATCTTTTAGATGATGAGTTGGATGATCTTTCAGAAATCGACATTGCTTTAAATCATATTCATCGCAAGTTGAAACGCCGTAAGGCCCAGCTCCATCAGGCTCGAGAAGAAGCTCAGGCTTTTTTCAGTGCTGTTTCCGAGGGGGTTGTAAGTATCGGAGTGGATTCGAAAATTTCTTTTTTCAACTCTCAGTTTGCCGCTCAGTTTTTAACCAAAGAACAAGTGAATCACGAAACTCTATGGTTGGGAGATGCTATTCGTGCACCTGAGGTGTTGGGGGGCTTTGATAAGGCCTTAAAGCAGGGGAAAGCGCAAAGATTCACAGTGCGTTTAAATACCCTGGTGGACAATCATCCTCGCTATTATATGGTTTCTGCAAATCCAATTCGTCATACGAAAACTCAAGCTGTCTATGGGGTTGTGGGAATCTTTCATGATATCTCTGATCTTAAAAAGGCAGAGCAAATCCGTATCGACTTTGTAGGTAATGCCTCTCATGAATTGCGCACACCATTAACTTCTATAAAAGGTTATGTGGATACGCTGAAGGATGATGTCGCTTCAGGAAATATTGAACACGCCTCTAAGTTCCTACAAATTGTTTCTAAGAATATTGATCGACTGATTGATTTGGTGAACGACCTTTTGAGTCTAAGCACAATGGAGTCTCAGTCGGAGTTAAATCTTCAATGGCTCAATCCTCTGCAGTTAACTGAATTGGTAATTAGCGAGTTGGCAGTTTTAGCGGCGGAAAAAAATATCAATATTCAAGTCTATGGAGATGTGCCGAGCTTCCGCGCGGATCATCGCAAGGTAGAGCAAGTCTTAAGAAATTTAATTTCAAATGCCTTAAAGTATATTCCGGCTAAGGGAACTGTTGCGGTTCGTTGGGAAACAGACGGTTCAGAGCTTGTTTTAAGAGTGATTGATGATGGCCCAGGGATTCCTGCGGAACATTTAGATCGACTCTTTGAAAGGTTCTATCGTGTGGATCGTGGTCGCACACGTGATGCCGGTGGCACGGGGTTGGGCCTTGCTATTGTGAAACATATCGTACAGAGTCACGGCGGTGAGGTTGAGGCTAAGAGTGGACAGGGTGGTTGTGAGATCCTTTGCCGCTTTCCGTTAAACTAAATCTTTGTCTGTTGCCAGATTTCAAAATCGAAATTTATCTTTTGTTTTTTCATGTGTCTTAATGGCCTTCATGAAAAAACAAATGCTTTTACCAATCTTATTTTTATTCGCTGGAATCGGTTGCGCTAATGATGATAGCGGCCATTCTGTTCAAGAACCCATTCAAAATGCGGAGGCAGTTCAAGACGAAGCTTCTTCTAACGAGAGGCAGATGCTTGAAGAGACGATGCAGTTGATCCAAGGCTACGCGACCGAGTGGGGCGTGACGACGGATCTCAATCGTATTCCGATTGTAGTAACTAGTAAGCGCTTGGATCTGAATGCCTCGTCGCAATGTGTTTATCGCGGCAACGTGGGGATCAAGATGTTGGTTCAAAAACAATTCTTCACAGAGCGTGTGTACGAGAAAGACACCGGTTATGCTTCGCCACTATTCAATCTTTTAGTTCATGAAATTGGTCATTGCTATATGATGCGTAAGCATGAAGATGCACTCCTCAGAAAGACTGGTTACAAAGCCCAGTTTGTTATTGAGAGTAATAAAGGCAATGAAAAGGCTCAATATTATTCCGTTCAGGCTTCAATGATGCACAATCAGTACTTCCGCATGCCACGTCTTCTTGAAAGATACTACGTGGGTGAGATCTTCGGTAAGTTCCGTGCAAAGTCTTTAGATGATCTACAAAAATACTACTCATTTGAGTTAGTTCAAGACCGTCGCTAAAAAGTGAAAAGGGCTTCAATGACGAAGTCCTTTTTTTGAATCACACATGAACCAAGGAAGGAGACTAGGATGAGATCTTTTTTTGCTGTTATGGTGTACGTTTTTGCGGTCGGGTTGGTGATTTACAGTCAGACCCACGATCTTTGGGAGGATACGAGAAATCCCAGATCGACAGTTTCTAAAGATATCTTTGAAGACTAAGAGAACTTACTGGGAAGGGGAGTAAGTTTAAAAAGAAAACGGGGTTTGTAACCCCGTTTTTTGTTTTTTTAGTTATCGTTTTTTTGTTTGAATTTGTGTTTGCGATAATCTTCCAACGTCAGAAAGCCATAGGTCTTTTTTCGATAGATTTCGATGGCTTCGATTTCTATGTCCGCCATCACGTCTTCAAAAAAGTCGTGAGGAATGTTTCCCGTCTGCAAAAGCTGAAGGGTGTAAATACTGACAATCTTGCGGATGAAGTCGCCGCTTTTCTCGCGAATGTCAGAGGTTTCTTGAAGTTGGCTTTCAAATATTTTCAGTAACGTATCTGTATGCATAGACAACATATCGGACGCACTTTGGCGAATGTGAGTCTTGGATGAATTAATTTGGCCTTTGGGACGAGAATGGGGTTAATCTTGTTGATATGCAAAACAGACTAAAGCCTTTAACTCAAGTCGAGTTAGAACTCGTGGTTGATGAAATATCAGAGGTCCTTAGCGGAGCTCAACTTCAGGACATTCTCACCAATGACCGAGGGATGGCTTTGGTTTTCCGTGGAGCAGGTTCCTTTTCATTGTTAATTGATCTAGCCCCGAATGCCCCTCAACTCTTGCTCTTTGAGAAAGAGACCCCTTTTAGAAAGCATCCAAAGGCAAAGCCCGTAGGACTATTTTTGAACTCCCATGCTAAGAACCTTTACTTTAAGGGGATTGAGGTTCTTCAGGATTTTGGTCGAGTTGTAAATCTGTATCTGGGCAATACGCAGTCTGTTTGTGAACTTGAGATTCGCCTTATCCCCAAGCAGGCCAATCTCATTGTCACCGCCGCAGGTAAGCAGATCTCTT carries:
- a CDS encoding thiamine-monophosphate kinase (COG0611 Thiamine monophosphate kinase) — its product is MKKIPLEWSRIQKINKIVDRSNPNTVIPLGDDSFVYKNFSGKSVWCQDLQVEGIHFKREYTSAADLGYKSLAVNISDIVAMGGTPHFAQVSLAIPKEISDEWIEDFYLSMAELADQCQCQIVGGDLTASPGPIFVDVSVMGSVENPIPRKGARPGDLLLCSGPLGSSAAGLIALTNSWPDFDFVKNQHRRPRPRWDLLKMLEEHSQHIHALMDCSDGLVVDSYKLIPFQGGLKIFTENLPLHPETPKVADRMGVSSEDLALWGGEDYQLLAAVSPEAYQHFQEWHLVGQFTDAAGVFLEKENSSVALEELRGFKHFGS
- a CDS encoding putative DNA-dependent DNA polymerase, whose translation is MLSMHTDTLLKIFESQLQETSDIREKSGDFIRKIVSIYTLQLLQTGNIPHDFFEDVMADIEIEAIEIYRKKTYGFLTLEDYRKHKFKQKNDN
- a CDS encoding DNA-binding response regulator PhoB (COG0745 Response regulators consisting of a CheY-like receiver domain and a winged-helix DNA-binding domain); amino-acid sequence: MADRSIQVLVVEDEQEIRELMALHLLRQGYRVLECASAEQALQEVERQNGIDLFVLDWMLPGMSGVEFLAAVKARNPQAPVLMVTALAEPQNIVSALEKGADDYVTKPFNPSIFIARVKALLRRSANISTQADPTEVHISGLRMNFKTYEISYNLDPLHLTPSEFKLLGALVLNQGCVLTREQLIENIQGEGINVVGRTIDTHVFGLRKKLGEWGDNIETIRGVGYRVKVDGI
- a CDS encoding Ppx/GppA phosphatase (COG0248 Exopolyphosphatase), which gives rise to MLRRVSAIDIGSNAIRMMIAQIDSHTGSIKVLRRLRAAIRLGKDTFSKGRISARSQRQAIATIFSFMDIMDELGVTECRAVATSACRDASNGADFVRRLSKVSGLHVRLIDGLEEAQLIHKAVSRHSPDINYSLLLDIGGGSIELSFSQKNRIVQSQSFPLGTVRLLQRFSQKNLDETHLTPFIEKSTSFVIPFLHNNLKRITPEVCVGTGGNMESILDLKQRLFQAPQATTLNLHELSFINDILNSMSYRDRISVLGLSPDRADVIVPAALLTEKILEQAAISVLRIPRVGVRDGLIWEMYDDQRESLGQHPNQ
- a CDS encoding phosphate regulon sensor protein phoR (COG0642 Signal transduction histidine kinase), coding for MNKRFNWFPWRIFWRFFFFQLIAFNILLFVIISVIDLRYQMRAFVYNEILLNFFVFSIFLSAATSYRFARPLRRVILKALRISRKTHHSDLYDPQEHDLLDDELDDLSEIDIALNHIHRKLKRRKAQLHQAREEAQAFFSAVSEGVVSIGVDSKISFFNSQFAAQFLTKEQVNHETLWLGDAIRAPEVLGGFDKALKQGKAQRFTVRLNTLVDNHPRYYMVSANPIRHTKTQAVYGVVGIFHDISDLKKAEQIRIDFVGNASHELRTPLTSIKGYVDTLKDDVASGNIEHASKFLQIVSKNIDRLIDLVNDLLSLSTMESQSELNLQWLNPLQLTELVISELAVLAAEKNINIQVYGDVPSFRADHRKVEQVLRNLISNALKYIPAKGTVAVRWETDGSELVLRVIDDGPGIPAEHLDRLFERFYRVDRGRTRDAGGTGLGLAIVKHIVQSHGGEVEAKSGQGGCEILCRFPLN
- a CDS encoding phosphate transport system regulatory protein (COG0704 Phosphate uptake regulator) is translated as MERALDSQIEDLKKMILLMGGHVEKSLAKATAALLSGDLSKFEEVHDTEKLINKDHINVDNACMNILAKQGPVAKDLRLVLSIVKINNDLERMGDQAVNISYSGKDYLKRKSTITHSTLNDIQRMSEIAGRMVKDSLDCFVRGDVEHAKKILLMDDEIDMLRNKVFDDAKALMRTHPDAVDAGLDLILIARNLERLGDHATNVAEDVIFAFTGKDIRHGGKIG